One region of Streptomyces sp. CG4 genomic DNA includes:
- a CDS encoding aldo/keto reductase: protein MLLKELGHGGPMVSAMGLGCMGMSDFYGPADEMESVATIHYALDRGLTFLDTADMYGPHVNEELVGRAIARRRNEVFLATKFGVVRSEDRRARRVDSTPAYAKRACEASLRRLGVDHLDLYYLHRRNPAVPVEDTVGAMGELVAEGKVRHIGLSEVNAGTLRRACATARVAALQSEYSLWTRGLEREILPAARELGVTLVAYAPLGRGLLTGKLTSVDALCADDIRRDQPRFRGANLAANLRLIQRVRAFAAGIGCTPAQLALAWVLAQPGVIPLPGMRRRAHLDENAGACAITLSTEQLRLITEVIPEAAGNRAPDLSRLEQ from the coding sequence GTGTTGCTCAAGGAACTGGGACATGGTGGTCCCATGGTGTCGGCGATGGGCCTGGGCTGCATGGGTATGTCCGACTTCTACGGCCCTGCCGACGAGATGGAGTCGGTCGCGACGATCCACTACGCACTCGACCGCGGTCTCACCTTCCTCGACACCGCCGACATGTACGGCCCTCATGTCAACGAGGAGTTGGTGGGGCGAGCCATCGCAAGGCGTCGCAACGAAGTGTTCCTGGCCACCAAGTTCGGCGTCGTGCGGTCCGAAGACCGCCGAGCGCGCCGGGTCGACTCCACGCCCGCGTACGCGAAGAGGGCGTGCGAGGCGTCGCTGCGCCGGCTCGGGGTGGACCATCTCGACCTCTACTACCTTCACCGTCGCAACCCCGCGGTCCCCGTCGAGGACACCGTCGGTGCCATGGGCGAGCTGGTGGCCGAGGGCAAGGTGCGCCATATCGGCCTGTCGGAGGTGAACGCCGGCACTCTGCGCCGGGCATGCGCGACGGCGCGGGTCGCTGCTCTGCAAAGCGAGTACTCACTGTGGACACGCGGCCTGGAACGGGAGATCCTGCCCGCCGCCCGCGAACTCGGCGTCACGCTGGTGGCGTACGCACCACTCGGCCGCGGGCTGCTTACAGGGAAGCTCACTTCCGTGGACGCCCTCTGCGCCGACGACATCCGCCGCGACCAGCCCCGCTTCCGCGGAGCGAACCTGGCAGCGAACCTCCGCCTGATCCAGCGCGTACGGGCCTTCGCCGCCGGCATCGGCTGCACCCCGGCACAGCTCGCCCTGGCCTGGGTCCTGGCCCAGCCGGGCGTCATCCCCCTGCCGGGCATGCGCCGTCGCGCCCACCTCGACGAAAACGCCGGGGCGTGTGCCATCACGCTCTCCACTGAGCAACTGCGGCTGATCACCGAGGTGATCCCGGAAGCTGCCGGCAACCGCGCACCGGATCTGTCCCGACTGGAGCAATAG
- a CDS encoding TauD/TfdA family dioxygenase: MPRDAMSGWMRQTFAFPDAFRLPYGPDHALLTRRIRTELLEGPGFTVVTGTPAGTMSTTDAQEFAVSMLRNLGEVLPQGRGQDTALGWLVRDEGVSAYTDDRRFHENAYTSTSRGDLHLHNDRAVQPFGHVPDCIALLTHRKAAHGGASHLMDGWTVHHILREESPHALDLLSSPYPVDRRHVTPPGANPVVRTPVFEQADGRVHLRCNLKRIETAAELTGEPLAAERRAAVETLRQVLGRPELKVTIPLEDGDCLVIDDRRVLHGRTSYEDHRDPDRRRCLVRVMLRFHAEAGRAG; this comes from the coding sequence ATGCCCCGGGACGCCATGAGCGGCTGGATGCGGCAGACCTTCGCCTTCCCCGATGCCTTCCGCCTCCCGTACGGGCCTGACCACGCTCTCCTGACCCGCCGCATACGCACCGAACTGCTCGAAGGCCCCGGCTTCACCGTGGTCACGGGCACACCCGCCGGCACCATGAGCACCACGGATGCCCAGGAGTTCGCCGTGTCGATGCTCCGCAACCTCGGAGAAGTGCTTCCGCAGGGCCGGGGTCAGGACACCGCCCTCGGTTGGCTGGTCCGCGACGAGGGTGTCTCGGCCTACACCGACGACCGCCGCTTCCACGAGAACGCCTATACGTCCACATCACGTGGCGACCTGCACCTGCACAATGACCGCGCGGTCCAACCCTTCGGTCATGTACCCGACTGCATCGCCCTGCTCACCCACCGCAAGGCCGCACACGGCGGCGCCTCCCACCTGATGGACGGCTGGACGGTCCATCACATCCTCCGCGAGGAGTCACCGCACGCCTTGGACCTGCTCAGCTCTCCGTACCCCGTCGACCGCCGCCACGTCACGCCCCCGGGCGCGAACCCCGTGGTGCGGACCCCGGTGTTCGAGCAGGCTGACGGCCGCGTCCACCTCCGATGCAACCTCAAACGCATCGAAACCGCCGCCGAACTGACCGGCGAACCCCTGGCAGCCGAGCGGCGCGCTGCCGTCGAAACCCTGCGGCAGGTGCTGGGCCGCCCGGAACTGAAGGTCACGATCCCGCTGGAGGACGGCGACTGCCTGGTCATCGACGACCGCCGGGTGCTGCACGGTCGTACGTCCTACGAGGACCACCGTGACCCCGACCGCCGCCGCTGCCTCGTACGCGTCATGCTGCGGTTCCACGCCGAGGCAGGCCGGGCGGGGTGA
- a CDS encoding isochorismatase family protein, with translation MRRALIVVDVQKDFCEGGSIPVRGGADRARAIADLVRRSAGDDYAHIVATRDHHIDPGGHFSDHPDFQNSFPVHCVADSDGSTFHPDFAPTAASKAVDEVFYKGAYSASKSGFEGSAEDGTSLADWLHARGVSDLDVVGIATDHCVKATALDGAKAGFAVRVLLDYTAGVAADSTDNAIHELRQAGVALTGEPVVLS, from the coding sequence ATGCGCCGAGCATTGATCGTCGTCGATGTGCAGAAGGACTTCTGCGAGGGCGGCAGCATCCCCGTGAGGGGAGGCGCCGACCGGGCTCGCGCCATCGCCGATCTCGTACGACGCTCGGCCGGCGATGATTACGCGCACATCGTCGCCACCCGCGACCACCACATTGATCCCGGCGGCCACTTCTCCGACCATCCGGACTTCCAGAACTCCTTTCCTGTGCACTGCGTGGCCGACAGCGATGGCAGCACATTCCACCCCGACTTCGCGCCGACCGCCGCCTCCAAGGCCGTCGACGAGGTCTTCTACAAGGGTGCGTACTCCGCCTCGAAGAGCGGCTTCGAGGGCTCGGCCGAGGACGGCACATCCCTGGCCGACTGGCTTCATGCGCGCGGCGTGAGCGACCTCGATGTTGTCGGTATCGCCACCGACCACTGCGTGAAGGCCACCGCCCTGGACGGTGCGAAGGCCGGCTTCGCCGTACGCGTCCTGCTCGACTACACCGCCGGCGTCGCCGCCGACAGCACCGACAACGCCATCCACGAACTGCGCCAGGCAGGCGTCGCACTGACCGGCGAACCTGTCGTCCTCAGCTGA
- a CDS encoding RICIN domain-containing protein has protein sequence MSTARAAAAEGENSASPISTVAGTGAAGFKGDNEPAVSAQLNRPYGIAVDSTGTVYFSDFNNHRVRKITADGKISAVAGTGVAGFSGDNGPAVSAQLNYPREVAVDSAGAVYIVDANNHRVRKITADGRISTVAGTGAAGFSGDGGPATAAPLNLPLGVAVDSTGVLYVVEYSNHRVRKITTDGKISTVAGTGSAGFRGDGGPAVSAQLNGPHEVAVDGAGDLYISDLGNHRVRKITADGRISTVAGTGAAGFSGDGGPAASAQLNSPVGVVVDSTGTVYISDLGNHRVRKITADGRISTVVGTGAAGFGGDGGPAASAQLNYPYGLAVDCVDTLYIADHANNRVRKVASAKMAGLPDSGTVVSWANVRSRLRMAVARESTKDGAEIHQLLAVPRDHQRWRLVAAGQDNGDVLYRIENVRSGKVLEVVGAQEAAGAVVAQRAYEGGDAHHQQWRLIPVGSVTDTPRVYEIANRNSGLLLRVDTNARTAIKQDGAEGDHRDRQWQLLPV, from the coding sequence ATGAGCACGGCCCGCGCGGCAGCCGCAGAGGGTGAGAACTCCGCCTCTCCGATCAGCACGGTCGCGGGGACCGGGGCCGCGGGGTTCAAAGGCGACAACGAGCCTGCCGTTTCGGCTCAGTTGAACCGCCCGTACGGGATCGCGGTGGACAGCACCGGCACTGTCTACTTTTCCGACTTCAACAACCACCGGGTCCGGAAGATCACGGCTGACGGGAAAATCAGCGCGGTCGCGGGGACCGGGGTCGCGGGATTCAGCGGGGACAACGGCCCTGCCGTCTCGGCCCAGTTGAACTACCCGCGTGAGGTGGCGGTGGACAGCGCAGGCGCCGTCTACATCGTTGATGCCAACAACCATCGGGTCCGGAAGATCACGGCGGACGGCAGGATCAGTACGGTCGCCGGCACGGGCGCCGCGGGCTTCAGCGGCGATGGCGGCCCCGCCACCGCCGCCCCGTTGAACCTTCCGTTGGGGGTGGCGGTGGACAGCACCGGCGTCCTCTACGTCGTCGAGTACAGCAACCACCGGGTCCGGAAGATCACGACCGATGGGAAGATCAGCACGGTCGCGGGGACCGGGTCCGCGGGATTCAGGGGAGACGGCGGTCCAGCGGTTTCAGCCCAGCTGAACGGCCCACACGAAGTGGCGGTGGATGGCGCGGGCGACCTCTACATCTCCGACCTGGGCAATCACCGGGTCCGGAAGATCACGGCGGACGGCAGGATCAGTACGGTCGCCGGCACGGGCGCCGCGGGCTTCAGCGGCGATGGCGGCCCGGCGGCCTCGGCCCAGCTGAACAGCCCGGTAGGAGTGGTGGTGGACAGCACCGGCACCGTCTACATCTCCGACCTCGGCAATCACCGGGTCCGTAAGATCACGGCGGACGGCAGGATCAGTACGGTCGTCGGCACGGGCGCCGCGGGCTTCGGCGGCGATGGCGGCCCGGCCGCTTCTGCCCAGCTGAACTACCCGTACGGGCTCGCTGTGGACTGTGTCGACACCCTCTACATCGCCGACCACGCCAACAACCGGGTTCGGAAGGTTGCGTCGGCGAAGATGGCCGGGCTGCCCGATTCGGGCACTGTGGTCTCCTGGGCCAACGTCCGCAGCAGGCTGCGGATGGCGGTCGCGCGTGAGTCCACCAAGGACGGGGCCGAGATCCACCAGTTGCTCGCCGTCCCCAGGGATCACCAGCGGTGGCGGCTGGTCGCGGCAGGCCAGGACAACGGCGACGTCCTGTACAGGATCGAGAACGTGCGCAGCGGCAAGGTCCTGGAGGTCGTCGGGGCGCAGGAGGCGGCCGGGGCGGTGGTCGCGCAGCGCGCCTACGAGGGCGGCGACGCACACCACCAGCAGTGGAGGCTGATCCCGGTGGGCTCGGTGACCGACACTCCGCGGGTGTACGAGATCGCGAACCGGAACAGCGGTCTGCTGCTGCGCGTCGACACCAACGCCCGTACGGCGATCAAGCAGGACGGGGCAGAGGGCGACCACCGGGACCGGCAGTGGCAGTTGCTCCCCGTGTAA